A single region of the Ancylobacter novellus DSM 506 genome encodes:
- a CDS encoding dienelactone hydrolase family protein has protein sequence MMEKVKGTTGADGPIEAQRREVRIGALGLVGTLGLPPLPRALVVFAHGSGSSRLSPRNRQVAEALTQRHMATLLFDLLLPEESEDRANVFDIPLLADRLAAALEWVDDVAELRGLPVGLFGASTGAAAALVAASLLGARIGAIVSRGGRPDLAGEALATVTAPTLLIVGGDDTQVIELNRAALARLGGEKAMVLVPGATHLFSEPGALAAVTAAAGAWFERHLIHGHGGQPAVEPRRAGG, from the coding sequence ATGATGGAGAAGGTCAAGGGCACGACTGGCGCGGATGGCCCGATCGAGGCCCAGCGGCGCGAGGTACGCATCGGAGCGCTTGGGCTCGTGGGCACGCTCGGTCTTCCGCCCCTGCCGCGCGCGCTGGTCGTTTTCGCCCATGGCAGCGGATCGAGCCGGCTCAGCCCACGCAACCGACAGGTGGCCGAAGCCTTGACCCAGAGGCACATGGCGACGTTGCTGTTCGACCTTCTTCTGCCGGAGGAGAGCGAGGACCGCGCCAACGTATTCGATATCCCGCTGCTGGCGGATCGCCTCGCCGCCGCGCTCGAATGGGTCGACGACGTGGCCGAGTTGAGGGGTCTTCCGGTCGGCCTCTTCGGCGCCAGCACCGGCGCGGCGGCGGCCCTGGTCGCGGCGAGCCTGCTCGGCGCGCGCATTGGTGCCATCGTGTCGCGCGGCGGGCGGCCCGACCTCGCCGGTGAAGCGCTCGCTACCGTGACGGCCCCCACACTCCTGATCGTCGGCGGCGACGATACGCAGGTCATCGAACTGAACCGTGCGGCGCTCGCCCGGCTTGGCGGCGAGAAGGCGATGGTTCTGGTGCCCGGTGCCACGCATTTGTTTTCCGAGCCCGGCGCCCTCGCCGCCGTGACAGCGGCGGCCGGAGCCTGGTTCGAGCGGCACCTGATCCACGGCCATGGCGGGCAGCCCGCAGTTGAGCCAAGGAGGGCGGGCGGATGA
- a CDS encoding phosphoribosyltransferase produces the protein MMFADRVDAGRRLAEALAIYRQRHPVVLALPRGGVPVAAEVAQALGAPLDLLLVRKIGLPWQRELAIGAVVDGADPLVVRNEAIIAHAQVSEAAFQRACREEMAEIERRKTRYLGGRARAPLAGRVVIVVDDGIATGATMRAALRAIRQRGPSRLVLAVPVAAADSLSELRPEVDDIVCLDTPEPFRAIGCFYRDFSQVSDEEVIAALERFPTGVPSDGG, from the coding sequence ATGATGTTCGCGGACCGCGTCGACGCCGGGCGCCGATTGGCCGAGGCGCTCGCGATCTACCGCCAGCGCCATCCCGTCGTCCTGGCGCTGCCGCGCGGGGGCGTCCCGGTGGCCGCCGAGGTCGCGCAGGCGCTCGGCGCGCCGCTCGATCTCCTGCTGGTGCGCAAGATCGGCCTGCCGTGGCAGCGCGAGCTCGCCATCGGCGCGGTGGTCGACGGCGCCGATCCGCTCGTCGTGCGCAACGAGGCGATCATTGCCCATGCCCAGGTGAGCGAGGCCGCGTTCCAGCGGGCGTGCCGCGAGGAGATGGCGGAGATCGAGCGCCGCAAGACCCGCTATCTGGGCGGGCGCGCCCGCGCGCCGCTGGCCGGACGGGTTGTGATCGTCGTCGATGACGGCATCGCCACCGGCGCGACGATGAGGGCCGCCCTGCGGGCCATCCGGCAGCGTGGACCTTCCAGGCTGGTGCTCGCGGTTCCCGTGGCCGCTGCCGACTCGCTTTCGGAATTGAGGCCCGAGGTCGACGACATCGTCTGCCTGGACACGCCCGAGCCGTTCAGGGCGATCGGCTGCTTCTACCGAGACTTCAGTCAGGTGAGCGACGAGGAGGTGATCGCCGCGCTCGAGCGCTTCCCGACCGGCGTGCCGTCGGACGGCGGCTGA